The Candidatus Methylomirabilota bacterium genome segment TCTACGGCGCCCCGAGCTTCTGCCCACGCGCCATGCCTTGCTCGGCTCTGGGCTCTTCGGTCAGCGGCACCGCCGCCTCCGTCGGCACCGTGCCCGCGCCCCGCCGGCGCGCCCAGACCTTTGTGAACTCGGCCCCGAAAAAGAGGATCTGCGCGGAGTAGTAAACCCAGAGCAGGACGACAACCAGCGAGCCAGCGGCGCCGTAGGCTGAGCCGATCGTGCTCCGGCCCAGATAGAGACCTATCACGACCTTGCCCAGCGTGAAGAGCAGCGAGGTCAGGGCCGCACCCAGCCACACGTCTCGCCACGCCACATAGACGTCGGGCAGTAGCTTGAAGATCATGCCGAAGAGGAACGTGATGACACAGAACGAGATCACGTCACGCCCCAGATCGTGTTCAGCGCGTCCTGCAGCTCGCCGAACACCCACCACAGCCCGAACACGAGCGTGATCACCGCGACGACGGTCACGCCGGCTCCCTCCTCGCGGGCGCTCACGATCATGGCCTCGATGGCCTCCGCTCCCGGCCGGCCGATCAGGGACTCGATCTGCTCGACGATGTGCCCCTGCGCGGCTTGAGGGCC includes the following:
- a CDS encoding YhjD/YihY/BrkB family envelope integrity protein, which gives rise to MISFCVITFLFGMIFKLLPDVYVAWRDVWLGAALTSLLFTLGKVVIGLYLGRSTIGSAYGAAGSLVVVLLWVYYSAQILFFGAEFTKVWARRRGAGTVPTEAAVPLTEEPRAEQGMARGQKLGAP
- a CDS encoding YhjD/YihY/BrkB family envelope integrity protein, translating into VPPRGILALSGTLSGMDEAWRVLRDTISDWYQDRAQRLGAALAFYTLFALAPGLVILIPLTGVFLGPQAAQGHIVEQIESLIGRPGAEAIEAMIVSAREEGAGVTVVAVITLVFGLWWVFGELQDALNTIWGVT